The Brassica napus cultivar Da-Ae unplaced genomic scaffold, Da-Ae ScsIHWf_2248;HRSCAF=2901, whole genome shotgun sequence genome includes a window with the following:
- the LOC125600416 gene encoding uncharacterized protein LOC125600416, with product MSGNDDAKTAKIEVWWDMRDCPIPEGYDARRVRPSIERAFKKLGYTGRVSITAYGDQNQTPCHVLRGLSSTGVAVVQTISDSTRSVMYRDMVEWRGHNPPPATIVIISDQVEGEFSWDLARLQQRTRYHLFLAYSIKRCKDLFLLYKANWRWEKLLEEEEEGGTPAGGLSSAAVFYCKSCNFNCQSLKTFRKHLSSYKHGLEEAINSPDSRLSCVTKTWAKNYPATPEHATAKIHVLWDMNDCPIPEGYDACRVRPSIESAFKELGYTGPISITAFADQKQIPDHHLLALSSTGVVLLIPSFPGTYTVA from the exons ATGTCGGGAAACGATGACGCTAAGACAGCTAAAATAGAGGTGTGGTGGGACATGAGGGACTGTCCGATTCCGGAGGGGTATGATGCTCGTCGGGTGCGTCCAAGTATAGAAAGGGCGTTCAAAAAACTAGGCTACACTGGTCGTGTCTCCATCACTGCCTATGGCGACCAAAACCAAACCCCTTGCCACGTCCTGCGAGGGCTGTCTTCCACTGGAGTCGCTGTTGTACAAACCATATCAG ATAGCACGCGCTCAGTCATGTATCGGGATATGGTGGAATGGCGAGGTCATAACCCTCCTCCGGCTACAATAGTGATCATATCCGATCAGGTGGAAGGTGAATTCTCCTGGGATCTGGCCCGCCTACAACAGCGCACTAGATACCACCTTTTTCTGGCTTATTCAATTAAGAGATGTAAGGACTTATTCCTGCTCTATAAAGCAAATTGGCGCTGGGAGAAATtactagaagaagaagaagaaggaggcaCACCAGCGGGTGGTTTATCATCTGCTGCCGTGTTTTATTGCAAATCGTGTAATTTCAATTGCCAAAGCCTGAAGACATTCCGGAAGCATCTCTCGAGTTATAAGCATGGACTGGAA GAGGCTATAAATTCTCCGGACTCACGACTGTCATGTGTAACGAAGACTTGGGCAAAGAACTACCCGGCCACGCCTGAACACGCCACCGCTAAAATACATGTGTTGTGGGACATGAATGACTGCCCTATTCCTGAGGGATATGATGCTTGTCGTGTCCGTCCAAGTATAGAAAGTGCGTTCAAGGAACTAGGCTACACTGGTCCTATCTCCATCACTGCCTTTGCCGACCAAAAACAAATCCCTGATCACCACCTTCTTGCGCTCTCTTCCACTGGTGTCGTTTTGCTCATACCCTCTTTCCCT GGGACTTACACAGTCGCATGA
- the LOC125600417 gene encoding uncharacterized protein LOC125600417, with the protein MIISDELALRKSHSSLICRKLQESNYNCFLAYSVRPFEMPVLLTSAEWLWKSLLSGACFLFVLSCVTKTWARNYPATPEHATAEIHVWWDMKDCPIPEGYDARRVLPSIESAFKEIGYSGPVSITAFADQKETPDHHLLALSSTGVDFAHTLPWVLHSRMITDCEEWIEDNPAPATVMIISDELASPKSHSSLLCRKLQESNYNCFLAYSVRPFEKPVLVTSAEWLWDSLLAVSETKRQTLQKGCESESESDVEFTGRISSQDQTYEESTPEGFSAKIITFY; encoded by the exons ATGATCATATCGGATGAACTGGCTTTGAGAAAGTCCCATTCATCACTTATTTGCCGGAAACTACAAGAGAGTAACTACAACTGTTTTTTGGCTTATTCAGTTAGGCCTTTTGAAATGCCAGTCCTGCTCACTTCTGCTGAGTGGCTCTGGAAAAGCTTACTTTCAGGTGCTTGTTTCTTGTTTGTTCTCTCATGTGTAACGAAGACTTGGGCAAGGAACTACCCGGCCACGCCTGAACACGCCACCGCTGAAATACATGTGTGGTGGGACATGAAGGACTGCCCGATTCCCGAGGGGTATGATGCTCGTAGGGTCCTTCCAAGTATAGAAAGCGCGTTCAAGGAAATAGGCTACTCGGGTCCTGTCTCCATCACTGCCTTTGCCGACCAAAAAGAAACCCCTGATCACCACCTTCTAGCGCTTTCTTCCACTGGAGTCGATTTTGCACATACCCTTCCCT GGGTCTTACACAGTCGCATGATTACAGATTGTGAGGAATGGATAGAAGATAATCCTGCTCCGGCTACAGTTATGATCATATCGGATGAACTAGCTTCGCCCAAGTCCCATTCATCACTTCTTTGCAGGAAACTACAAGAGAGTAACTACAACTGTTTTTTGGCTTATTCAGTTAGGCCTTTTGAAAAGCCTGTCCTGGTCACTTCTGCTGAGTGGCTCTGGGATAGCTTACTTGCag TTTCAGAGACAAAAAGACAGACTCTTCAGAAGGGCTGTGAAAGTGAAAGTGAAAGTGATGTTGAATTTACCG GTAGGATATCCTCCCAAGACCAAACGTATGAGGAAAGCACCCCGGAAGGGTTTTCTGCCAAGATCATTACGTTTTACTAG